GGCTAAAGCAATTAGAAAACAACATTAATGGGTTGTGTAATAAGATATGGTATAACCTCACTTAGCCAGACCTCATTGATCTGAAAAACCACTGCTAACTGAAATGGTATCTTGTCCTTGTCTGTTTCAGAATATTTCCCAGTTAAGTTAGGGGAAAATATACTTGTATTCGATCAAGTTACTTTATTTGAATAAGCCCCATTATGGACACGAGAACATGCCCTGTAttgtggtcctgatcctgcagtgagcccCACTGAGGGTCAGCATAGTCACAGGGCTCTGCCCACATAGAGCTCATTGCAGGCTATGTCAAATCCTTACTATATAGAAATATGACCTGTAAGATCCCAAGATCTTATGAGATACCTGGTCTATATTGCGTGTTTTTAACTGGTTTTATTATTGTCTGTTTATAATCCTCATAGTTGATTCCATAGCTGGCACACAGACTCCTTAAAGTCATTTTCTACTTTATACTTTAGGTAGAGCAAGTTAGCCAGTTGGCAGTATTTATAGAAGCAGCATTAGACTACCATAAACAGTCCACAGAAATTCTGGAGGAACTGCAGAGCACACTGCAAAACCGGTAAGAATAAACCTGATCAGAGAATTCTCAACATCTTTTGGAGCTAACGTTCAGGAGTATGAGAAGACATTGAGTTGCAgttcagaagcagcagcatctcaCAGATACCTCACAGATGCATCTTTTTATATCCATACTCATTTGTTATATCTCTGTATCTCAGTGGAGTTAATCACCTTAAACTCTTGCTAACTGTCACTTCTTGATGCACCATAGGCCTTTAAAAGTTCACGCCCCTCTGTACAATGAAATACGACCACAAAGCTTATGGATACATCCTTTTGTGCACATGCCAAACCCCACACCCACATATACAGGAATTAATCAGGAGCTTCCCATTTACCAGTGGGTTTTGTACGTACAAACAGACATGGCCGTACATTTTCTGAGACACATTTTTGGAAGCCTTGTTAAAAAACTGACATATTTATCATACTGAGGGTTGTAAACATAAAATCCTACAATGCATCAAGAAATCGCCAGTTAGGAGCACAGTTCTGGTGTGATATGTTGATGATTGGCCACAGAGACTTTGTGTGATACTAatggagcaaaaagaaaaaaaaataccactaGTCGTTATGCTTTATGCTCTCATAGTTAGAACCAACAAAGATCTGGGTTCTAAATGGTCTGACTCATCATTGGCTTACTGGCTGTGTTTCTGCACATGTCATTTTGTAGCCTGAGTTTCAGGAGTGCTCAATCACCCAGAGCATCCACTAAACTCAATGgtagctgtgggtgctcagcacttctgaaagccatGCTAttaatctttgtgcctcagtcaACACAGCTATAAAACTGCGTAAAAGTAGACACTTTCTGAAATGTTACATTGGAGTCAAGCAGTTCTGGGTAAATAAATTacaaactgtattttttaaacCATCTGTCCTTCAGTTGTTAAAGCACTGAATCCAAGTAGAAGCTCCATAGCTCCTGTTGCCTTCCAGAATTAAATCGCATGCCAATCTTCCTCTGTGTTACAGAATAAATGGAGCATCTAGTCGTCCGAAGCATGAATTCAAGCCAAAACCTGTAATAACTTCAACTCTGGAAATCAGTGATAATCAGCAGCACAATGGGATTTCATACAGTTCTTCAGTGAAATCATCAGGTGAGCCCATGATTGTGGAATCAGCGTGTTGATGTGTGCATTTTATGGAAGAATTATAGTTACTGGAGTTGAAGTATTGCTCATATAATGCTAGTTGAAAACCCGTAGAGTCCCACTGTTGTCCATGCAACTAGGCTGCCTATGCCTACAGCTAGCCCCCACACTTGAAAATGATCTCctttatgtttttattaaaacagTTAAAGGTAAAACTTTAGGTGTaacacataaaataaaatatgaacacAACTTATTTTGTTAGCATGTAACCACTTCTGGTTTCGAAAAGCCGATCAATAAAATGCAAACTTAGTCTGTGTAGAAGAGACTGCTGTACCTATTAATATGTATCTGTCACCACTTCACATGCATAGACCCTGATCTCATGAAAAAAACTATGGTCACCTTTTTTGAAATTCTCTTCAagttatttaatattattaatctTGTCACTGGTCAGTGGAGAAGCTAAATGTAATAACTGATTTAAATGTTAGATCAGACCCTTTATTTCTCATCTCACTGATCAGAGGCACTTTTCCTCTGTCTCTTATACCCTTTGTGAGCTATATGCAAATAATGAAACACAAAAGACAAACAATAATAAGGCAAAAGGAAAAGAGTGAGaagccaccagcacttttcccatAACCAGAATAGGCAAGGATCTGAAACGAAAGCACCAAGGAAGCAGTGATCCAAAGGGTCCCATCCTTCACTTGGCTTGAGCATTAGGAGCTGGCTGCTGACTCTGAGACACAGTTACTCTCTGGGCTACTTTTCTACCCTCTGGCTTTATTCACTCTTTCCACTTTCTGCTTTCTTCCTGTCttgtttctttttacagagaGCTGGAAtggaaacaaagagagagagagagagttagaaATGGAGGAGGATGGAAATATGGGGCTATACTTCATGCTCTTGGCTTGAAGAGAGAAAAAAGGCTAACAGTATATCTACACCAGGCTGGGAATGTGCCTTGTGGCCCGGGTAGATAGActcactagctctgcttgagctagtgccctacaaatagcagtgtggatgttgcaaaGAGAAGGATTGAGGGAAATATTTTGTAACTGTTCTGTAGACTTTCTAATGATACCAGAAAGGTACATATTGTAGTTACCTATTCTAgcactctgaatttttttttcagagttgaGGACTTGGGTGCTGTCCTTACCTCTTATTTATTCTTACCTCTTCCAGCAGGTGTGATCATCAGTAAAGCCATGGGTAATTCTCCTCTGTCTCTTCCTTCCCTGCATTAGAAAGTGAGCACTAACACTATTGAGTTCTATGCCAGGGATAAATGTGGCTCTGGCAGTATAACCTGGGAAGCTTGCTGtgcttattttatatttaaacaagAATACTGAAACAGATTTGACTTATACTATATGATTTAGAAAATACAGTTCAGACAGTTTATGCAAAATGGTGCCAAGTGGTTTAGATGTTAGGAGCTGGGAAGCTTGACAATATGTTCAGCAGTCTCACCTCATTCAGATCACTCCTCTAAACTCTCTTCTACTTTCTACAAAAACGAGCATTTTCACACTTAACTTCTCTGCCCACCCCTCCATCCTGGCTGACACTATCAAAATATGTGTCTGGCATCCCTCTGGTCACTTTGAACTAGATCCCGACACTCTTTCTCATACTAAATAGAACCTTATTCAAATAtatccattgaattcaatgggacttcttGCAAAGTAAGATACTACTCGTTAAGTGTAACAGCTATCATAGTCCAGCCCTTTGCTTGTATGTTGGAATGCTTTATTCCATATTTCATCACATTGTGCCTTGTACATTGCAAGTTCTTTGGAATAGGGGTGGTGTTTTCCTTTGTATGGTTCCTAGTACAGTGGGACTACTTACAGGAGTGACATGCAAACACAGTGAAGTATCAGGTCCTTAGAAATGTTATTTTATGGAAAAAAGTCCTGGATGATTTAACTGCTTTACTGATTAAGTGCAGATGACAAATCTATGTTTTGTTCTAATTTGCTGTTGTCCTAATTAATCAGCAGAAGCTGAGAGTATCATCTGGCTCATTATGAAACAGTTTAAATGCAGAGTCACATCTTGCCTTTCATGCATTTTGCTCATCAAAGGAAAGTAGTTGTGGTTAGCTGTCCTATGTTTGAATGTAATGGGACTAACTCATGGGAGTAAAGTTACTTATTTGTCTAAGTGTTTACAGAATCAGGCTGGAAAAGAGGGCTAGAATAATCCTATCCTCAGGCACATCTAGCATGTGATTCTTTCTTTACTATATATTTCTGCTACTGTATGTGTACTTCAGTGTGCAGCAAACAGAGGAGCGACACCTACTGGAAGTTTCTTTTGAggaaaagtggcatttttagaTGGTCATCTGGCATCAGCTAGTACAGTCCCAAAAATACATTCAGCTTCATGCTTTGCAATACTTTCTCCATGTTTGTTCATTATAAATTCAATCTGCATTTGGGAAGTCCAGTAGGTCAGCACAAATAGTCTTTAGATATGTTTATTTATGATTCATTATGTGCATTAGCATTGTGCCAGGGAGctttgtcatggaccaggacccccctGTGCAAAGCACTAGACAAGTGTAGAGCAAAAAGACAGTTGTTGTCCCAAGAGCTCTCAGTCTAAATCCATGAACTCAGCAACTGCAGTAGGCAGCATGTTGCTTCAGCTACAGTTAGAGAGGCAGGTGCAGTACTATAAATTAAtagaaatgctgctgcagtttcCTTAGCTTCTTAAATCTCTCCAACAGCCTTCAGATACTGTAGTTTGCACagtggagaaggacagagccatGTGACCTCTTTGTGTTCGTtaaattgtgttttaaaactAGCAACCAGCGCTGCCTCTGTTCTGTTCAGGAGGGGAGCTTTGTTTTGCCGGACTGTATAGCAGTGACACCAGATGCAGTAGATTATCAGCAGTTGCATTACTCTAATGAAGACCTTGACTGATGTTAGGCTCTGAAGTAGCTGTGGCCATTAGTTTAAGATCTTTCTGTGTTGTCtgagatttcccccctccccgcaatgtttggagaaaggcaaaaagttccttccccactcccaatCCTTTTATCCCTCCtctctttaagaaaaacaaaaccaatgcaATATATTGTGTAGTTATGAACCTAAAAGGctcaagctttaaaaaaaataaattctgcacCCAGCGTTATCAATGTCACATTACCCATCTTGCTGAATCAGAAATAAACTGATTGCTGGAGTAAATGTTGTATATcaagaccctgccagaacagctGGTGAAAACAAGAAATGTTTTCAGTTATTGAGAAAGGCTTCTTCTGCTGTTGAAATTTCATATGAGTAGATACAGCTTCCACATTCTATACCGAGGAAGCTGTTTAAAGAATAACTGAGTGTTTTCAAACTATTCACCCTATTTCTGTGGAAGACTATGGCCCAAATCCTGGCTTGCGTCCGAGCTGGGCTTAGCACAGGTCAGGAAGAGAGTACAAAAGTAGCTTTAAACAACCATCTGACATGGAATTGCCTGATTTGCCATTGTGGCTGTGAATGGAAATAGCCAGAGCACAGCTCATTCTGGCCACACCCCATTCCCACCCCATTATGTCCCCTAGTGCAGGGCTGTGAAGGAAATGGCATAAAAGCACTCCATCTTTTCTTCAGCATCTAAGGGAAACCCCCTTTTGCTGAGGGAATTCCCTGGGGGCAATTTCTACTGTGTTTATTGCCCTTTTACACTGCTAGAGTGGTGTAAACCAGCTGGGAAGGAGTAGAGAATCCATCCATGAAGCATAATGTTAAAATTTTGAGGCAAAAAAAATGTAACATTGCGCCCCTACTTTTGTCATCATCCCTTTAAACGTCCCTTGCTAATGTTCATCCACAGATACAAGGGAAGTATTTACTGGGTTGAGTAGTTTTGCTTGCTCAAGGTGCTCTTTCTGCTTCTCGTTGCTAAAAAATTTGTCTGAGCAGCTACTTTTTAATGGTTTCCTTTGCTCACATTTTATAACAATagcactgatttaaaaacaaattttaatgaGTGACATGCAATTTTTAACAGCTTCATTGGTTTTGAAAATCTGCATGCGTATTGCAATATTTAACAGAATGTATAGACTATTCCAGACAGAAATTAGTCCTCAATCGGATTGCTTGATTAGCATGCTAGATAATTTGGAGAGACAGCCAAGATTAGAATATTTGAGAATAGTGAAGATTTTGAGCAAAAAGGGAAGCTAGAATAATTTAATATTAAAGAGTCTCATTAGCTGTTTTGCTGTAAGTATTGAAGAGAGCATTAAAAACTTCTTTGTCTTGATACAATGCACTTTCCTACTGTAAATTGGCAAGAGGCAGCATGAAACCTTTTCCCCGCATTTCCCCTTTGTGAATACACTTTATTCCAAATCACTGGATTTTTCTTTTAGTAAAATAGGtaaacgtttttttaaaaaaccaaaatcaTAGGAAAAAAATGAACCTCAGCTGAACCTATGGGTAGCCCTCTGCCCATGGAACTGATCTCTAGCATATGACTAGCGGAGGATGAGCTGTTAGAATAATTTGCTATTCAGAGATTGAGTGAATGACTATAATAATGTATTATTCACATATCCCTAGCTGGCTTGGATTTATGCTAACCATGCATACATGAGAATGTCTATAACACTGAAAAGATTACATTTGTAAAGTTAGCCACTTTGGCGAGCAGTGAAAATTCCTTGTACTTTATTAATCATACATGTATAATAATtatccatgttgacttttccccataAATTTAAGTACTGGTTTTAGTATTATGTATAGAATGCCACTAATATTTAAACACAAGAGAAGGTTTGGAGCGAACATCTTACAGTGTAACTAAGCCGAACACAATATACTAAAATCACAAAGAAAGTCAGATACTGTGTGAGTGGGGCTGCAATTAATCATCGTccaaaaaatagttttaaaaacttTAAGAGGCACTGTTGTTCCTATTATAACTATTGATCTAATTGAGGTAAAGGGCAGATGCAGTGAGTGGTTTGAATACATGAGCTGCCTTATCAGAGCAAACATCTGTAAATACAACTTAGAGATAATTGTCTCTCTTCATGTGGTGAAGAGGATAGAACCTCATGTCCCCATTTGGTAATTAAGGTCCTGGTCCTGAAAACATTTTCACAGGAGAGTGGTGCTGCTGAAATCAGTAGGGCCCCTCTCATGCATACATGTTTGTAGGACTGGATCTTTAAACTATTGTTTATAATTCTGGTGTATAGTGTTCTTTTTGAGTTCTTCTCCTCTAGTAGATTCCATGCAGCCCAGTTCTTAGTTTTACAGATTGAATAGACGTTTGTTCAGCTGTTTGCCATCATGCCTGTCCActcacctatttaaaaaaaaatccatggtaATATAATTCATGACCACCCCAAATGTTAAAGTGATTCAGGTTTCCCAAGGGAATTCAAATGGcagtaaaaatatatttgcttttaagGGGAGGAAAAGAGAGCTACCCTGCCCGTAGTTCATCACCCTCTATGCTGTACAGGACATTACATGGCAGGAGCAGATTTTCTGTAGGTGGAAGTGGTGGAAAACTAACAGCACCCACAATATGGGCCCATTCAGCCCATTGCCACTCATAGCAGGGCTAAGTTTGTCTCTTTGTTCTCATGCTCAATAGGTAAGTGGAGTACTTTAAagctattattaaatattttattttctgtcatTGGGGCAGGTTCTTCAGTGCACATGGATCAGCCTTGCTGCCAAGCTCTGTATGACTTTGACCCAGAAAATGAAGGCGAGCTTGGGTTTAAGGAAGGCGACATCATTACTTTGACCAATCAAATTGATGAGAATTGGTACGAAGGGATGTTAAATGGAGAGTCTGGCTTCTTTCCCATTAATTATGTCGAAGTGATGGTACCTTTGCCTCAGTGAACACCTAATTCAAACTGTGAACATAATTTCATGATTGAAATGGATTCACAATTGTTTCATCAGTGTGGCATTCTGTGAAAGCCTTGCTATTTGACTTACAGATTTTTGTATGcatcttttttaaatgtatttattttgtattcctttagtttgtaaaaaaaaaacaaaaaaaaaaaaccaccaccaccaaccacCCTTCCTTGGCTACATGAAAATGCAAAAAACTCAACCTCCACTTTTTTTTGCTTTGTGCCTGGAAGATTACTGTCTGACGTGTTTACTGGTAGCTCACTGTTGCTCCAAAAATGCATTCCTGTGCTCTTACTGTATGTGGAGCCTTTTTTAATAATCCTCTGGCTGCAATGATTTTACTGttggaaactatttttaaaaacactgagtAAAGCTAACTGTAACCAGTTCTTAAGAATTACTGATGTCTCTCAGCCTTTCTCATCCATCGCAATGTAACTTACTGTAAACGACCTAATCTGTATTTCACATTGTATGTTGACAAAAGGCTAAGGTGTTGGTGTACTAAGTACAAAGTCTTAGAATTGAATATTCCTCTAATTTACTGACTATACTTAATAAATATTACTGCGGGGAAAGTGTAAAGACTGCTGCTTATACAGTTGGATTTCTGGCACTTGTTTTCAATGCTGTGAAAGAGCACTTTCCtctatagaaaaggagtacttgtgccacaagtactccttttctttttgcgaatacagactaacatggctgctactctgtttCCTCTATAGATGCACCTCCGTTTTCAGAACACTTTAATGACATTGTGCAAAATGAACTGTCAGGACCAATTCCCTGAATCTTCGACGGCTGCATTTGTAACATAAGGGTCTCActtaaaatagaatcatagaaatgtagctcAGTCACATTCATTCATAATGTCTGTTTATATTATCTTTTATTGACAGGATAGGAGAAAAGCAGCCTCTCTCCTCATATTAATTTGAGCCAAGTACAAAGTGATGCTAGATCATGTCTGCTATGGCCAGAGCTGTAGAAGATAACTTGATTGAGATGAATGCGGAAGTGTATTTCTAGAGATGGGGTTGTAGCCAATTGAAATGACAGTgctaattgactttttttttttaaagggggagggaggaagaggagcaccAGAGAATGTGCGGCGAAAGATGCAAGCCACTCTATAGCCCAGGAGGCACAAACCGAGGCAGGGACAGAGACTTAGTCTATTTTTGCAATGGAGGTATAGCCTGTTTGAGCTGCCTTGGCCTTAATTATGGACCTTCTGAATAGCAATAGCCAA
The Lepidochelys kempii isolate rLepKem1 chromosome 10, rLepKem1.hap2, whole genome shotgun sequence DNA segment above includes these coding regions:
- the SH3GL3 gene encoding endophilin-A3 isoform X3 — encoded protein: MLNTMSKIRGQVKTTGYPQTEGLLGDCMLRYGRELGEDSTFGNALLDVGESMKQMAEVKDSLDINVKQNFIDPLQLLQDKDLKEIVHHLKKLEGRRLDYDYKKKRLGKIPDEEVKQAVEKFEESKELAERSMFNFLENDVEQVSQLAVFIEAALDYHKQSTEILEELQSTLQNRINGASSRPKHEFKPKPVITSTLEISDNQQHNGISYSSSVKSSGSSVHMDQPCCQALYDFDPENEGELGFKEGDIITLTNQIDENWYEGMLNGESGFFPINYVEVMVPLPQ